A window of Saccopteryx leptura isolate mSacLep1 chromosome 5, mSacLep1_pri_phased_curated, whole genome shotgun sequence contains these coding sequences:
- the MEPE gene encoding matrix extracellular phosphoglycoprotein produces the protein MQIVCLGLLLFSLTWAAPMVQPQTEKTKQDCVEEQRQEEKNKENIVLHHSGKRRNQAPASKENIVQEKEEDLVLLGTNKNNQISKSQNLFENRWAMNEDYSISNKENAHKYQKMPIYPESTENNGSKDRDDVISKLYDQEYGAALTRKNMQHRMKPEAMMKLLGEENKETKPGSVLSKIPASANNAIALSKGTKNHQRNPQAPDNPVKSKSTHHIQHNTDYPKQFPKLKKIPSNFEGSGYSNLPEREDNDLSSFSGDGQPFKNIAGKGETIDPDLEGADVQTEFTSPGEAEMIHPEAGGPGYNDIPETAENSRSTIGTRDETAQEANTAAVSLVEGGDSIMGSTNFKELPGKEGNRVDAGSQNAHQGKVEFHYPHGPSKGKRKEGSSDVTESTNYNEIPKHGKGSDRKGTEHSNRNQVTSSEKQRLPSKGKSPGQLVPSFGLDNEIKNEIDSHSGPNNEGTITTHRGKNHYVPNRKNNSTWGKGVPQRKGSWGYRRYHSNRRFRPPKKQDSSEPSDSGSSSESDGD, from the exons atGGTTCAACCACAGACTGAGAAAACTAAGCAAGACTGTGTGGAGGAACAGAGG caggaagaaaaaaacaaagaaaacattgtTCTTCACCATTCTGGCAAGAGAAGAAATCAAGCACCAGCATCTAAAGAAAACATTGtccaagaaaaggaagaagatttGGTCCTTCTTGGAAccaataaaaataaccaaattagtAAATCTCAAAATCTTTTTGAAAACAGGTGGGCAATGAATGAAGACTATAGTATTAGTAACAAAGAAAATGCCCACAAGTACCAAAAGATGCCCATTTACCCTGAATCCACTGAGAATAATGGGTCTAAGGATCGAGACGATGTTATTAGTAAACTGTATGACCAAGAATACGGTGCAGCCCTCACCAGAAAGAATATGCAGCACAGAATGAAGCCGGAAGCTATGATGAAACTATTGggggaagaaaacaaagagacCAAACCTGGGAGCGTTCTAAGCAAAATTCCAGCAAGTGCAAATAATGCTATAGCTCTCTCAAAAGGTACGAAGAATCATCAAAGAAATCCACAAGCCCCAGATAATCCAGTGAAAAGCAAAAGTACCCACCACATTCAACACAACACTGACTACCCAAAGCAGTTCCCTAAACTCAAAAAAATTCCCAGTAATTTTGAAGGCAGTGGTTATTCAAATCTTCCAGAGAGAGAAGACAATGATCTCTCTTCTTTCAGTGGAGATGGCCAACCATTTAAGAACATTGCTGGTAAAGGAGAAACTATTGATCCTGACCTAGAAGGTGCAGATGTTCAGACAGAGTTTACCAGCCCCGGTGAAGCTGAGATGATTCACCCTGAGGCAGGAGGTCCGGGCTATAACGACATCCCAGAGACAGCAGAAAACAGCAGAAGCACCATTGGAACCAGGGATGAGACAGCACAAGAGGCAAACACTGCTGCCGTCAGCCTGGTGGAGGGCGGCGACAGCATCATGGGGAGCACCAATTTTAAGGAACTCCCTGGAAAAGAGGGAAACAGAGTGGATGCTGGCAGCCAAAATGCTCACCAAGGGAAAGTAGAGTTTCATTACCCTCATGGTCCctcaaaagggaaaagaaaagaaggcagcAGTGATGTTACTGAAAGTACTAATTATAATGAAATTCCAAAACATGGCAAGGGGAGTGACAGGAAAGGTACAGAACATTCTAATAGGAATCAAGTGACGTCTAGTGAAAAGCAAAGGTTGCCTAGTAAAGGCAAAAGTCCGGGCCAGCTCGTTCCTTCCTTTGGTCttgacaatgaaataaaaaatgaaatagattcCCACAGTGGCCCCAATAATGAGGGGACCATAACAACACATCGTGGGAAAAATCATTATGTACCCAACAGAAAGAATAACTCCACATGGGGTAAGGGGGTGCCGCAAAGGAAAGGTTCCTGGGGCTACAGAAGATACCATTCCAACAGGAGGTTTAGGCCCCCAAAGAAGCAGGACAGTAGTGAGCCATCTGACAGTGGCAGTTCAAGTGAGAGTGACGGGGACTAG